The Methanosphaera sp. WGK6 nucleotide sequence TATCATAACATTTCACCTTTTTTAAGTCGGTATTGTCCTACACTACTAAATTTTTTATCTTTAAATTCATCAACATTTAGTAGAGGTTGTGCTGTGATAATTACTTTTTGTACTTTTTCTGGGTTTATTTTCCGGTATTCTGGAGTATCCGTCATGATTATAATACAATCTGCATCATATATTTCATCTAGTGTTATTTTTTTAGCTCCATGATTTTCTATAATTGTTTTAGGTATTTTATCATCATGTACCCATACTTCAACATCTCTTTGTACAAAATCATCTATAAGTATTAATGATGCATTGTCTTTTTCTGTTTGTAATGTTTCATCTGTGGTTATTCCTAGTATTGCCACGGTTGTTTCAAACATTGCCAGATGTTCTTTTAGGAACAATTCTTTTTCTGCCATGTATGCCATGTGATATGCTACATAATTATTAGTACTTCTTATTGTTTCAAATATTTGTGATGCTTCCCCATATTCATTTGCAAGATTTATGAGTTCATTTGTATCACGTGATATTTTGTTTTTTTGTATTGGTTGTGGATATTTTAGATGTATATCTTCTTCTAGATTTGCAAGATCTATTGCTTCTATTAAGTCTATTGTTAGTGCTTCAGATAGTATTGCTGCTTGATTAGATAGTGCTATTAATGTGTCTTTATATGCGTTTTGTAGTATGGTTATTGATTCTGCTGTTTGTATATGTTTAGTTGTTTTTATGTTTTGTGTCATGTTTTCATATAAGGATATGGTTCTATTTATGCTATTTTCATTTGTTCCTGCTATTACTCTTGTATTTTTAGTTATTTCTGTTGTGTATGCAATATTTATATCTGGTATTAATCCATATTCATCTATTATTTTTGACATTTTATAGACTGTTCTTGGAGGTACTTTTGTATCAAATATTAGAAGAGTATTATTAGAAATTATATCTCTTATCTCAGTACATGCTTCTTCTAAGCCGTTTATATTATATTCTCCATTTATAATACAGTTTTGTGTGAATATGATATTATCTACATTTTGAAATATTTTGTTTGATGTTTCTTTCGGAAGGTTTGTTTCTATAGTTCCATTTTTATCATAGACTATTATTTCATCTGAGTTAATAGTTTCATATTTTTCTAGATTTGTATTATCAGGATAGATTATTGTTTTCATGGTTTATGCACCGTGATTATTTATTTGCAATGATACTTATTATATCAGATTGTTTTAATTCTTGTTCACTGGATATTCTCATATTTTTTCTTGCATCTATTGCATGTGTAAATCCTTCCCCTATATCTGTATGAATACAGTATGCTAAATCTCTTGGATTAGATCCTTGAGGTACTAGTAGTGCATCAGGTAGTATATTTCCTTTTTGATCGGAGAATTTATGTTCATCTTCTACTGGATATACTACTATTTGATGTAGTATTTCATATACTGCTGTGTTTATTGTTTCTTGTATTCCTGTTGAACCATACTTTTTTAGTACATTTTCATCAATATAGTTTAGTGCCATTTTTTGTTTGTCCGATAGTTTATCATCATCTATTATTTCAAAATGATCTTCTCCTGACTGATATTTTATTAATCCTGCTTTTACTGCATTTATTAGGGCTAATTCAGATTCTGCACTTGTTGGTATTACTTTTTCATACTTTTCTTGGAGTCTTCTAATATTTTCCTCTGCTTGAGGTGTGTCTATTTTATTTGCAATTATAATAATGGGTTTTGCATGTTCAAGTAGTTTTTCTAGGAATCTTAGAATATCTTCTTTTTCCCATTTATCATATTGATCATCCATTATTCTTTCTGCTTCTATTACATCATCTAGAAATACACCTGCCCCACTTAATTGATCTGCTATTACTTTTGCAAAGTTTAAGTGTTCTGACATTACTTTTCTTATTAGTCTTGGCCAGTTTCTTTCAAGTATTGAATATACCCACATGGTTACTTCATTTTTTAGGAAGTTTACATCATCTAATGGATCATGACTTCCTGGTTCACATGGATTTCCTTCTTCATCTGTTGCTCCTGATGCATCAATTATATGAATTAATGCTCTTGCTTGACTTAAATCATCAAGAAATTTATTTCCTAATCCTTTTCCTTCATGTGCTCCTGGCACTAATCCTGCTACATCTATAAGTTCTACTGGAATGTATCTGACTCCATTTTCACATTTTCCTGTTCTTGGATTACATGTAACTTTTAGTTCTTTACAGGGACAGTCTGCAGTTACATAAGCTATAGCTGCATTTGCATCTATTGTTGTGAATGGATAATTTGCAACTTCTGCTTCAGATAGTGTTGCTGAATTAAAAAATGATGATTTTCCTACATTAGGTTTTCCTGTTACTGCTATTTGTAACATATCAATTCTCCTTTTATGTTAATTATTACTTTTATAAGAAAAATAATTTTTAAGTTAAAATAAATAAATTATGGGTTATTTTCTAATAGTTTTTATTTAGATAACTATTTAATTGAAAACTAAACATTTTATTCTATTATTAATATATCTTTTTAATGATTTAATAATCTAATCATTATTTAAATATCTTTTGTTTTAAAAAAAGAGATGAAGTGATGAAGAGTTATATTATTACTACACACATATAACCAAAGTCTAATTGTTTTGCTTCTTCCAAAGTTATATGCACTATTTGTTCATCAGGATAACTTAATTTTTCACATATGGTTATACTATGTTCTGGACTAAAACCATGACCTATTAAGTATTTTGCTAATTCACTTATGTGTCTATTAGGTAGAATAATATTTGCTGTTGTATCATCAATTTTTTCTAATAAGTCCTCTGTTGGTTCTTTTCCACCATGTATTGTTATTAGATTTGCTGTATCCCATGGAATTTCTAATTTTGCTGCTGCTAACTGTATTGAACTTATTCCTGGAATTACATTTAGTTTTGTATTTGGTGATATTCTTTTTACTGTTTTCAACATTCCTGAAAATCCAGGATCTCCTGTAGATAATAAAGAAACTTTAAATCCTTCTTCAAGATAAGTTACTGCTTTTTTAACTGTTTTTGGTATGTCTCTTGGTTCTAATACTACCATTTCAGCATTTACGTAATCAAATAATTCAAGTGAACGTTTACTTCCCACTAATACATCTGAATTTTCAATTACTTCTATTGCACCTACTGTTAAGTATTCTTTTGATCCAGGTCCAATACCAACTATATTCATTTTATTAATCATACACATACCGTCCTAAAAAAATTAATATTATTTCTTATTAATGTATTTGTCTATACTTTTTTAAGTATCTTAAGTAACATTGTTAAAATTTTTAAAAAAAAAGTTTGAATGAAAAATAATTTAATGTCCTATTTATAATTTAAAAGTTTTTCGACTATTAAAGTCTAAAAAAAAGTATTATTTTAATATAATCTTTATGAAAATAAGTATAATAATTTGGTGATGATAATTAAAAAGTAGTATTAGGAGAATTATTCCTATCTATACTACTGTTATTTTGGTTGTTGTACTTTGTCCAGATGTGTATGCTTGTCTTTCTCCAGTTACTATTGTTATGTTTTTAAATTTGTTTATACCAGTTGTGTTTATATTAGGTAAGTTTATGATTCCATTTGTTACTGTGAAGTACATTGTCTCATTTTTGCTATCTCTGAGTGTTTTACCGTTTACTTTTACACATATTTTATTTGTTCCAACAAGTAAGTTTCCATTAGCATCAGTGAGATTTGCTTTGATTGCCATTGATTTAGTTTTATTGTTTAATGTTACACTGTTTATATTTACTTTTACACTTGATTTTTCTACATGGAATACTGTTGTATTTCTAGTATCTGGATAGAATATATCATTTTGATATACTGCTTCTACTGTGTAGTTTCTGAGATTTCCGTTTCCATCAACACTTGCCATTCCAACAGGTACATGGTATGTGTATACTGCACTATTATTTTCTACTTTTACTCTGATTATTTTTCCATTTGCATCTTTAAGTGATACTCCATTTACTTTGAATATTACGTATCCATTCTCATTTATTGCAGTTGTGTTTTGTCCATTTTTAGTTACGTCAGTTAGTGTTGCTTTGAATTTTACGTCTGTGTCGTGTTTTACAAGATTATCTGTGGTTACTGTGATACTTGCGCTTCTTTTTGCAATTTGTGCTGTTGTAATTTCAGATGTGTTTGCTTCATAAATGGAATTTCCACTGTATGATGCAGATAAGTTTTTAGCATTTCTTAAGTATAAATCAGCATTTAGTGTGTATGTTACAAGTCCATTTACTACACTGAATTTAAGTGGTGCTGCTGTACTGTTAAATAATCCATCTACTCTGAGAGTTTTACCATTTAATTTAAATACAATGTTACCACCAGTTATATTATTACCATAGCTATCTGTTATATGAGCTGTTAATGTAATTTTTTCACCAATAACTCCTTTCACAGAATCCACCACAATAATACTACTTGCTTTTTCTACATCTAATTCAGCTATAGCATTTGTTGATTCATAGGTCGTGTTTCCTGCATATACAACATTTATTGTGTATATACCAGTTGTTTCTGGTGCTGTGAAATTAGTTGTGAATGTACCATTATTATCTGTAGTTACAGTGTATGTATTATCTCCAATAGTTACAGTTACTTCTGCACCTGCAATTGCTTTATCTGTAAATTCTTCAGTTAATTTACCTGAAATTACTACAGTTTCATTGATTACTACTGGTTCAATTTCATCAATTGTAATTACTGATCCTAGTTGTTCTATATTAAATAATGTATCATTGAATGATTCATCATATACAGAACTTCCAGCATATTCTACTATTACTACTACATCATCTTTAATTTCAGATGTTGTGTAATTGTATGAGTAAGCACCGTTTTCATCAGTAGTTACATTGTATTTATTTCCATCAATTGTTACAGTGATTGTTGCACCTTCAATTAATGTACCATTTGCAGCAGATAATGTACCTTTAATTACTGCATCATTACCTACTATTACAGTCCATAATCGTTCATTAACTGTTAAGGTAGTTCCTATTTTATTTACATTGAATGTTGTATCATTATATGCTTCAGTGTATCCATCAGCTTCTACAACATCAAGTGTTAATAAGTTATCTCCAGCAGTGTTAACTGTAATAGTAGCATTATATTTACCTTCACTATCAGTTATTACTGTTGCAACTTCTTCACCATTAATTGAAATGATAACTGATTTATTACCTATTGTATTTCCATATTCATCAGTAAGTGTACCATTTATTGTTACTTTATCATTTATTTTTAAGTTATCAGTTGATATGGTTTCTAATGAAATTATCAGTTGAATAGGTTCAACATCAATCCATGATGTTTCTTCAGCACTTGTATACTTGTTGTTTCCATCATAAACTGCACTAATATCAAATGTACCATTTGTAGTTGGTGTGTAGTTTACTGTGAATATTCCACTATCATTAGTTGTAGCTGTGTAGCTTGTTTCACCAATTGTTACATTTATTACAGCATTAGCTATAGCATTTTCAGAATCATCTACTAATTTACCTGTTATAATTGTTTGGTTATTAACTGTTGTAACATAGGACTCATCTAAAGTAATTGTTGTTTCAATTTGTTCTATGTCACTTTCTACAATATCAGATGAACTACCTTCATAATCATTAGTAGTAGAATCTTCATCATTTTTGATAGTTTTTGTCTCTTTAGTTGTTCCACTTTGAATAGTATTCTTTTCTACTATATTAGTATCACTTGTTGTAGCTACAGCATCACTAACAGTATCTTGTACAATTGTAGATTGTACACTACTGTCAGTTGTAGTAGCATTACTATCAGTTACATCAGCTGCGCTGAGAGCAGATAATCCTACAAGTAGGAATAATAATGTAGTAATTAAGAATACTCTCTTAATATTCCTATTCATAAAATGTTTTTCCTCCATAGTATTTCCTATATATTAATTAAACTACGACCTACTTTTCAATAAATTCTAAAATTTAAAAATTATTTTAATTTAAATCATTTTTTAATTAATATTATATATTTATATGAAACATTATAATAAAGATTATTGTTAATACAATGACACTGTAAAAAAAATTATGTGGTTTCGGTGTGAAAGAAAGTTTACACTTGAAATGATTCAACTTCATTTTTTCATAGAATTCGTATGAAAATTTTTATTATAATCATTTAGTTTATTTAAAAATTAGTTTTTAAGGTTATTTTTGTATAATATTCTTTTATAGTTTACACTGTAAATGGTTCTCTTCTAATTTTTATTAAAATTAGAAAATAAAATAGTAAAGTTAATATAAAAATATGAATTTATATTTAAACATGTATCTAACTAAACAAAGCTCATCCAATAGTATATTTGTCGATTAACAACTTAAACTTTACGATTTTTTTGAAGAATTAAATAAAAATAGTTTTTCATACACTTATTTTACAATTGATAGATCATTTTACCATGAAAAAAAGTAGTTTACATGTTGCTAAAAAAAGATAATGAAATAAACCTGTTTTATAATATTGCAGGTACTATTCCATAGATTAAAAGCATTACTATAATTACCATTATCATTGCAGATATTGTTCGTACAATTGTTTCAGCTATTTTATCATCAAGTTCATGATTAGATATGAAGTTAAGTAATGTATTGAATCGTCTGCTTATCCAACATCTGATTGTTGTTGGAAATATCCTAGTATACCTATTTAGTGTATTATTGAAGTCTTGTCTTCTATCTGGTCTTATTTTTATTTTTAATATTTCCTCAAATATTAAACCACCATCTAATGGTTTCATAGGTAGTAGATTAAATGTTCCTACTGCTAAATTTAGGAAGAATATGAAGTAAAATAATTCTTGAAGTTTGGATAATATTGCAGGTAGGATTGTTCCATATTTTCTTTGAGCACTAGGTTCTACTATTTGGTGATTCTGTGATCTTACACCCATATATGATTTAGTAGTATTATTGGGATTCTCATCCAAGGTAATATTATAAACACCAGTATTTGTAGTTACGGTTATATTATCACCTATTTGTTTATCAGATAGCGCTTGCATATAGAAAGTAGTGTTTGTGATTGTTTGATTATTTATCTCATATATAACCATTCCATTAGATAATATTCCCTCTGATGGACTTCCAGGCACTACACTTGTTATTTCCACACCATCGGTTGTGTAGATTTCTTCTGATGCAATGAATCCACCAATTCCTGCAGTTATAACTAGTGCTATTAGACATAAGCCTATGTTAAACATTGGTCCTGCAAAGTAAACTCTTAGTTTACTTATTCCATTTGCTTTATTTATTTCTTCCTGATTTGGTTCTACAAATGCTCCGGGTATTACTGCAAGCAGTAGTAATCCTACTGAATCTACAGATATTCCTTCTACTCTGGCTAAT carries:
- a CDS encoding cobalt-precorrin-7 (C(5))-methyltransferase; amino-acid sequence: MINKMNIVGIGPGSKEYLTVGAIEVIENSDVLVGSKRSLELFDYVNAEMVVLEPRDIPKTVKKAVTYLEEGFKVSLLSTGDPGFSGMLKTVKRISPNTKLNVIPGISSIQLAAAKLEIPWDTANLITIHGGKEPTEDLLEKIDDTTANIILPNRHISELAKYLIGHGFSPEHSITICEKLSYPDEQIVHITLEEAKQLDFGYMCVVII
- a CDS encoding site-2 protease family protein; this translates as MNGLWYYLIGFIIIWILAFLLKNKYNITREGIVLMLKTEKLKGVLDRIASVSPKFWKGYMNICIPIGIFFMILMVISLILSVQLMFEMPTVSVILPGVDIPGSPIYIPFVTGLLALATVLIIHEGGHGVLARVEGISVDSVGLLLLAVIPGAFVEPNQEEINKANGISKLRVYFAGPMFNIGLCLIALVITAGIGGFIASEEIYTTDGVEITSVVPGSPSEGILSNGMVIYEINNQTITNTTFYMQALSDKQIGDNITVTTNTGVYNITLDENPNNTTKSYMGVRSQNHQIVEPSAQRKYGTILPAILSKLQELFYFIFFLNLAVGTFNLLPMKPLDGGLIFEEILKIKIRPDRRQDFNNTLNRYTRIFPTTIRCWISRRFNTLLNFISNHELDDKIAETIVRTISAMIMVIIVMLLIYGIVPAIL
- a CDS encoding carboxypeptidase-like regulatory domain-containing protein: MNRNIKRVFLITTLLFLLVGLSALSAADVTDSNATTTDSSVQSTIVQDTVSDAVATTSDTNIVEKNTIQSGTTKETKTIKNDEDSTTNDYEGSSSDIVESDIEQIETTITLDESYVTTVNNQTIITGKLVDDSENAIANAVINVTIGETSYTATTNDSGIFTVNYTPTTNGTFDISAVYDGNNKYTSAEETSWIDVEPIQLIISLETISTDNLKINDKVTINGTLTDEYGNTIGNKSVIISINGEEVATVITDSEGKYNATITVNTAGDNLLTLDVVEADGYTEAYNDTTFNVNKIGTTLTVNERLWTVIVGNDAVIKGTLSAANGTLIEGATITVTIDGNKYNVTTDENGAYSYNYTTSEIKDDVVVIVEYAGSSVYDESFNDTLFNIEQLGSVITIDEIEPVVINETVVISGKLTEEFTDKAIAGAEVTVTIGDNTYTVTTDNNGTFTTNFTAPETTGIYTINVVYAGNTTYESTNAIAELDVEKASSIIVVDSVKGVIGEKITLTAHITDSYGNNITGGNIVFKLNGKTLRVDGLFNSTAAPLKFSVVNGLVTYTLNADLYLRNAKNLSASYSGNSIYEANTSEITTAQIAKRSASITVTTDNLVKHDTDVKFKATLTDVTKNGQNTTAINENGYVIFKVNGVSLKDANGKIIRVKVENNSAVYTYHVPVGMASVDGNGNLRNYTVEAVYQNDIFYPDTRNTTVFHVEKSSVKVNINSVTLNNKTKSMAIKANLTDANGNLLVGTNKICVKVNGKTLRDSKNETMYFTVTNGIINLPNINTTGINKFKNITIVTGERQAYTSGQSTTTKITVV
- a CDS encoding redox-regulated ATPase YchF; the protein is MLQIAVTGKPNVGKSSFFNSATLSEAEVANYPFTTIDANAAIAYVTADCPCKELKVTCNPRTGKCENGVRYIPVELIDVAGLVPGAHEGKGLGNKFLDDLSQARALIHIIDASGATDEEGNPCEPGSHDPLDDVNFLKNEVTMWVYSILERNWPRLIRKVMSEHLNFAKVIADQLSGAGVFLDDVIEAERIMDDQYDKWEKEDILRFLEKLLEHAKPIIIIANKIDTPQAEENIRRLQEKYEKVIPTSAESELALINAVKAGLIKYQSGEDHFEIIDDDKLSDKQKMALNYIDENVLKKYGSTGIQETINTAVYEILHQIVVYPVEDEHKFSDQKGNILPDALLVPQGSNPRDLAYCIHTDIGEGFTHAIDARKNMRISSEQELKQSDIISIIANK
- a CDS encoding UDP binding domain-containing protein, producing MKTIIYPDNTNLEKYETINSDEIIVYDKNGTIETNLPKETSNKIFQNVDNIIFTQNCIINGEYNINGLEEACTEIRDIISNNTLLIFDTKVPPRTVYKMSKIIDEYGLIPDINIAYTTEITKNTRVIAGTNENSINRTISLYENMTQNIKTTKHIQTAESITILQNAYKDTLIALSNQAAILSEALTIDLIEAIDLANLEEDIHLKYPQPIQKNKISRDTNELINLANEYGEASQIFETIRSTNNYVAYHMAYMAEKELFLKEHLAMFETTVAILGITTDETLQTEKDNASLILIDDFVQRDVEVWVHDDKIPKTIIENHGAKKITLDEIYDADCIIIMTDTPEYRKINPEKVQKVIITAQPLLNVDEFKDKKFSSVGQYRLKKGEML